gtctactccctaatctggagccgtGTGTATTACATGTGGGTCTGTTTGTACTAgtccgtgtttttgttttcccccttgttattgtattactACCCATTCATGTTGctcacctgttgtttatttgtttagccctcctctctccggtGCCACGCCTAGTATGTCAATTCCCTTCATGCATataaaccccagtctctgctagaacctttgtcagaacgttAATCATTTTCCAGTTGCCGATTTCTTGTAAGCCTGATTAATTGCGATTCCTGAAGACACCCCTTGCCTGAGTTTCAAGTTGCCTTAACCCTTTTATTTGCTTGCACATCTGATTATTtggttttgattttctttttctgcttttgccGACTTCgtttttgcctagcccttttgtacctcaGCCTTTTCTTtcctggatttttgacccctgcTTTTGTTATTCTTTTGCAACTCGATTTGGCATTGTATCTTCTGGTAACCTGGCTTTGACTTTggactgaataaaaacaatatttttgcatGCTCCCTGGTCCACGCTTAGGTCCTCTGAATGGTACATCACAGTCTCATGTTTAGCTCTGTAACCATTCAttgacatttaaaccaggggtgcccaagtCTTTGCTCCCCATTgtattattccacggtcaaagtcagatttcttccccattcacaCTTCCCCAGACacttggtctgaaaagcagctcaacttcttgaccatgtctgcatgcttttatgcagatagttgttgccacatctaataaagtggtcaccgagtgtttgtatatatatatatatatatatatatgtttttgttatttaaaaaaaaaaaattattgatgTGTGTGacaaatatttctgaaatatgtaCTGTTACTACTGACTGAAACTCCTAGAGCGTTCTTGATCTAAGGGTGTTGTGTTAAGGGTAGGAGATTGTTATGGTTCTTGCCCATAGAACACTGAACGCATTAAAACCTTGAGGTCTGTTGTGCAGTGGGGGTTTGGTCCATTGTTTCCCAAAACAGTTCAGTTCATTGGCCACTTTGGGTGATGTATAGATTCACGAGGTGCATGCATCTCCCAGCCTGCCTCTATGGGTTAAGGGCAGTGCAGTATTGGAAACAGATGCAGGCACATCAGGGCCATAAAGCATGTCACTCTCCATTACTGTGATATTCACTCAGTGGATTACAGGCCAGTCTCAGGCTGCATTCTTTCTGCACTTtcacatggccctgtgtgtagCAGAGGAGGCTTGACTCACACTTTTAAGAGACACATGGATGGAAGGGTGGCTTCTGTGCTTTTACTCTAGTTTATTGAGGATAAAGTATTAGAAATACTTACATCCAATATCTGTCCTTCTGCTATAGTATGTCAGTCCAGAGATACAGAGTATCAGGCATTGCTGAGGGAAGCCTGTCATGAGTGACAGAAGGTAGGCAAGAGTAGATCTTTATCATGACATGTGGTGTATAGGAAAACTGAGTATTGAGGTCAATCAAGATACTGGGTCACACCTGTCACAGATACGTAGACCTTACCCCTCTGATTGGTGATCAGTTTCATAGAGACAGTTTGGTAAGAACTTGTGTCATCTCCAATATGCCAAGCAGACCTGAGTGAAAtatgtgattgttttggattaaaatatttacctgtgtttgattgatcttgcctggagcaatTGACCCAACCTAGAGGaccagtaaagcgtagaaaactatttgagtccaaaacaatttgacccaggtctgatgccaAGCCACTGCATTGCAGTTTGGTTAAGCTATAACCATGTGAACCATACAGAAGTGGACATGGTATGCAGCGATGGGCGGAAGAATAATGCTGCTCTGGGTTTGATTGGCATGTTTGCCGCTGTTCTCAGGAAGAGAAACGTAGGACTTTACACTGTTTTCACTGGACAGAGGGGAAACCGGCCAGGTCTGGGTCCACTGGCCTGAGGACAATATCTGTCTTACTGCTGTAGTCAGTTGGGACACTAGATACCCAGGCCTCAGCAAAACACAGGAGGAACTTCTGCAGGTGACACCCGATACCAACGATAACAGGGAATGGAGACATGGTGTGCAAACGACAAGGGCTTTCCAGAGGTAAGTACACCTGTGTCACCTTGAACCTCTTTCATGTCCTTCATTTCGATCTGTTTCTTTCCATTGTATCCACCACCTTTCAACCCAAGGCTTAATATGACCATTTATGGGAATGTGTTCAGATCAACTTGTTTGCCTTTAGTTTTTGtagtttatttattatatgaTCAGTTATTTGTTCCAAATGCAATATATTTCTTGCTTAGAAGCATAGAGCTGCAAataaatttttaaataaatatttgattacTTCATGGAAGTAGGATTTTTGAGAGGCTGAGGATTCTTGAGAGGCTGGTTTCCCCCTATGGGGTTTAATTCTTGTTTCACAGCTCTCCCTTGTGGAGACATACAACTACTACAATACTGAGTTTATTCTATATAACTTATAACTCTATATAACTCTGTCTTCAGGATTGAGCTTTTTCTTAGTTCTTTTGTTTTAAAGGCATGAGCTTGATTTTACACAAATTATGTGTAAAATCCAATATCTGTCCAGTGACAGATTTGTGTAGATTGCAATCAACCAAACACTGTCGGTGAAACCTTCATTCCAATGGAGACAAGAAAATAGGCTGGAATGATTTTACAGCAACTGCAAAACTAATTTGAGAGAAAAGCATCCTGGGAGTGGAATGTTAAATTATCTTTTACAATTCAtggaaaatatgtaaatgaatgtaatgtttgcATGGAAGATATGCATCATATGTCATGTCTTACATAACATCTAGTTGTTAATAATATTGtaataatagaaataattaataatatgaaaTGGCTCGTTTAACAGCAGGCAGCttggcaaaaaagaaaagcaaagcaaagatCACATATGATGTTTCATCTCACAGAAAGGCAACAATCCCAAACATGCACCAGCATTCtctcttaatgatgttccaaactgttgcTTTCGGTAAGTTGTTTTGTCTATGtctctgatgtttttttgtttttctttcttatttcgcagcctcataatggctccTTGTCTTTCAATGGTAAAATcactttaaatgaaaaataaaagatgacTTTTCTGgacctcatgttgacaaacgcctatgacagactccaaaggcaatcaaaagctaaGAATCTAGAAAAtaaagtgggctccagaattattggtaaatatatgcacaaaaaaatgctgtaaacgaaaataattatacagttattgacataagctttattttccaatatgtgtaaagcagtgtgctctattaatgattcaatggaaccaaccaaagtcttacatttttcaaagaaaaaaaaaaaaatcccccaaaaaactggttccacaattattggcacccctggttagagaacatatttggagggatttttcagaatcattgatatccttgggttatccccctcttcagttcagaccacaggtttttcatgggatttagaTAAATCTGGAGATTGaggtggccattgcagaacatggttgttgttcttACTTCACCATTtcagtgtggattttgatgtatgtttggagctATTGTCCTGCTGGCTATGATCAAGTCTCAACTTCCTAGCAAAGGCAACCAGGTTTTTGGCCAGGGTtacctggtactttgttgaattctttGTGCcattggcagcaaaacatctgcaAATCGTCAATTACCAATCactatatttgacagtaggtatgaggtgcttctccttgtatgcattccattttgccaccaaacatgtccatggtgtgtatggccaaaacaattttggtctcatctggccATAGCACTCTTTTCCAGTCATTATTCAAATAAGGATTGACAAACAAGATGCATGGTTTTGTTTATGGGAAGGGAAGggtttattgtctttttttttttttttttgactagccgaccccaagacacaaccaatctgcAATTTTTAAACTCccatccttgggttacttatggcctcccttgccatcttccttactgcttgtggggataatatgcacttgcattctcttcctggcaagtttgcaaccattccatatgttttacgctTTTTCGTTATTGCCCTTGCTGTCCACAGTGCTATGTTTAtccgtttatgtatttatttatttatttatttaaattaccctctgtgtcttctgaattgacagttctttggcttttcccaagCTGATTCCCAAGGGATTTGCATGCttcttacctcatttttatactctagtgatacaggaagaaatgaaatgacacaatctaattcctttagactgagattaactaaattaaagtaaattgtattgctcttttaaattttatttacaataattgttagggttgccaataattctggcccctgtggttttcagaaaaaaatagattactaGATaaaaaacatgagagtaaatgtatttaaataaaagtacatcaTTTTCCCAAAGTACATAGCCTACTGTATACTCAAATTATCAACATACTTTGATGCTGTCTGACATTTTaataagaaaatgtgttttctggcAAACCAAATGACATTACTGAAAAAGTTGCACCAAACTGCAAATTTCTGAACCATTGGTCAACatttaacatatatatatatattatcttCCAGATTCATGCCAAGTTATATCTTTTAATGTCCACAGTGTTTGAGGGCTATGTAATGACTCAAACCAAATGTATCTTAAATAACTGGTCTGCCAACATCACAGCCCAGCATAATTATTGCACGAAATGCCACCCAAGTGCTTATCAAGATCAACCCAGTACATATTATGTCAATTTAGAAGAATCTACAGTTCCTATCAGATCAGAAGTTAACAGTAGTGAGATTACTTCTTTGAGACCACCTGTTTCaataaaggaataataataataataataataataataataataataataataataatttgttacgTAGTATGCATACCAATCTATTGTTTGATAAATCTCTTTTCATTGTGTCATGCAGGATGCATCATCTGtctcagaaaataaatgcaaggaattgcTGCTAGTTtgctaaatcaaataaaaatatattatttaacagCCTTTTAGAGTGAATTCATTGGTTACATTTGCCGAGAATGCTTGGGGGCATATTTAAACCCAAGTCAACATATAAAAAGGCTACCTCTTGCTAAAGGAGGAAAAGATTAAATAACATGCTTGTGAAGAAAGTTCCTGCCCAATGAGCCCAGAATCCCATTGGTGAACAACTATTTCTATTGTACTTTCCATCCACATTTTACCTGAGGAACTCAATTCCAAGCTGGTTTATTGTCATAGTGTTTCATATTACCATGCAAAAGTGAAGGTGAATATGCCTCTTATCCATTATAGATGATCTAATAAAAAACCATGCTATATAATATTAGCTAGGCATGTAAGCACATCATtagaaaaaataagattttttactttttaaccaTATACAACCATATACAAACTGACCAAGATTTTTGATGAAAGCACTGTTAACAAGGCACAGTGTAATCACAGAGTTGGAACAATTAACATGGTCTTGTGTTTTTACATGGAATGCTATGGCTATATCCATATCTAACTGtatgtttaaattaatttcattgtgaACTTGTTGTGATTTGAACACCAGGTATGTGTTTTCTATAAGTTATTGGGTGCACTGttgttctgtactgtatgtattgtggAGGGTTAATTCAGTGAGATGTCTCCAGTATCTTTCCACTTTCACATTCACCTGGCAGATGATGCCTTCATATTTGAAACGATGTTTCATATCCTGATATTTACTCTTTGTTCTTGCGTAACATACATACTATGTTTTCCAATGTTTCTTTGTGTTCATTATTTATAAGAAGATTAGGATCTCATGTATGGGTGTATCATGTAATACATATTTATGTACCTTATAACAATATTCATATATTCTTTTTGAACATGTCACCTTGGAGTTATGTCTCTGTTGCTGACTGTAAATAtggaaaacatgaaaatatgttGTGGAAAATATGCAAACATCATGTGGTCCATCAACATCAATGGGTGCCCAGTGTATTCATATAGtgttaaaatcttatttttttaaatggtctcTTTTTACTTTTGGTTTTACAATAATTGACTTTTCTAAAAAATAGGCTTTATGGTACAATTTGATATTTTTATTGGAAATTTTTACATTCAAGTTTGGTCATGCAAGCAGCGAGTCTacataaaagtatttttcaCCTTCACCAAACTTTCTGTGAATAATTATTCAGATTTCATAATGCAAAAGAACAAACCTGTAGCTTGTGCTTGTTCAGAAAGGTGGAGTGTTTGTTGAATATATCAATAAGTAAAATGTAACTCCGCCTTAAGCGTCTCCATGTTCCCCAAGTTCACACTTTAATGTATGTGGTCATAACACTGAACATCCAACAAGCAATGTTTTGTCATTACACATCAATGCCTATTTCCATAGAACCAGTTTCTGCAGGGAAAACTGTCCTGGTGTGCAAGAGTATAGTCAATCTGAATAAACCACACAACTCAAAGAAAAACGTTAAATATTTCATGTATGAACATTCATCTTGTCCTTTCTGACACCACCAAAAGCATATTTTTCACAGGCCACTTTTGGTTCATTAGCAAAGGCATCCTGCTcaagacaaatggaaatatttgGATACCTGAAATAACATACTTGAAAACTTTTCATTGTATACAACATTTTTTGTAACAACACATTGTAGTCTGTAATTGATCAAATATCTTGCTTAAGGTTACCATTCATGGTCTGTGGTCATGTAGCCTTACTGAACAATGGTGGACTCCTTACAGCAAAATGGAAAGTGGCATGTGCGTCTGTTATCAATTTCCTGCATTCTGCAACCTTAATATTTCACTCTTTCTGACGACCCAGTTGATGTTATCAAGTAAATTATTCCATTGAATGATCTGTTGCTTTGCAATTAGTGCATTAAATGAGTGGTAGTAAACCAATAGACATTCATTGGTTACCCATgtaaatgaattttttttttcagtcaagcCATAATCCTAGATACATTTTTCAGAGATGCAAGAGGTGGGGGTACTAAAGGTACATGTGACTATTTCGAGCTGGCCGTCGTGCCTCCGTCCGCACCTTGCATGCTCTTCATCCCCAGCAATTTGGACAGGGGATTCCTGTAGAATTGAACACAATATTGGTTTTATCTCTGCTGGTTTTGAGATATCGGGAGTACTTTTCTGTAAATCAATAGCAGCACTCTGTTCGATACAGAAGGGATGAAAGTTGGGTCGCGACGCATCATAATCCCATGTTTGTTGCACAGTGAAATCGGTAAATGATTTAGTCCTAGTGATAATCTGCTCATCGTCTTGTTTATCGTTTCGCAGGGATGCGTAACTGGTGGTGTTGCTTGCGGCGTAAGAAGGAGGTGTGCGTTGGCCGCTTACCCAGCCAACTTTACGCGCACGAGCTTCTCTGGCATTCCCAACAGACCGCTTCACCCTCTCGCAACCCTTAATCAGTAGGTTTTTCCGGCACAAGATGTAAACCCATGGATCCAAAATTGGGTTAAAGGAGGCGAACCGTATTGCCCTAAGATCGCCTCGATAGTCGGGTTTCCCTCCAGCGGAAATGTGGGCCGGACCATACAACTGGTTGACAAAAATCCGCACctgagaaaaaagacaaaaaacagctTACATAATGTGTGCTGCAGTTACCTTTCAAGACCATACAACCTAATGCACTACCAGGCCATTATACATTTACTATATACATTACCATATCAAacactattatttattttatacctCCATATTTTTTGTACTTTGAACTTACCACTAAAGGGATTGAACAAACCAGAAACACGATGGTCATTAGTATTAACAGCCAAAACATCTGGAATTCTGCAGCTGAAGACACAGAAGGTAGCTTCGGAAACCTTCTTCCCGAACCGCCTTGACCGGAGATCTCCGCTCTCACTATCCTTGTTCTCTGGCTCATGAGCACCAAGGATCTGCAGACTGCGAGGTTGCACGCTACAGTCACTCCTATGAGTATCAACATGGATCCTCCGTATACAAAAGAGTAAGAGGCAGCTAGGGGTTCCGTCGCCCTCCAGTCTAAAAAACACCACGTACCCGGAAAGTGCTTAACGTGTTTCCCAAATCCGAAGCTTGGCATGATACACAGCACGATGTTAGCTAAATAAGTAGCAACAAGTGTTAATCGTGCCATCGTCCGATCTATGTGATGAGAGTAGAAGTACGCATGATTTATGGCGAGGTACCTCTCCACGGCCATGGCGCAAAGTATGGACATTCCAGCAGAACCAAAGAAGAGCatcgaaaatgaaaaaaagtgacACAAAAGTTCTCCGCCCGGCCACTGTTTTGCAACATATGTCGCGATAACAACAGGACTGGTAAAACAGGTGCCCAGAAGGTCTGTGATTGCCATACCACAGACGAGTGTGTAAAACGTGGTCTCCTTTTGCTCCTTTTTAGAGATGCAGAGCACCACTATAGCGACAAGATTTCCCAGAACACCCACCGTAAACATCGTAGCAGAGATAATCACAGAGCGCGACTCCAGGCGAAGTGGCAAGGACGAGGTGGTATTAGCTGTGGGCGGTTGTTTGGAGTCCAGTTCAGACAAATTCAAATATGTATTCGAAAGATAAGTCTCCATGGTGCTTACTAATCCAAGTAAATTAATTGCCAAAACGCTGTGAGATACGtctcacatgaaaaaaaaaacattttacaatttaaGAGTATCTTGTTCATTTAcatatattattctttttaaaaaacaaaaaggttggACCATACAAGTAATAGTTGGCAGTCAGTCCCGTAATAACAGTGTTACCTTCTTCTGTGTGAATGCCGCGTTTCCCTTGTTGCTCTGTGGTGTATTTCACCTCCGCGTCTAACCCAGGGATGTGGCTTCTGCTTTGAGCGCAATTTTTTTAAAGCCCTCTAATGGTTGCTGGTACCGATGTCAGAGGTCTAATAACTGACGCCACAAACCTACAGTCCCAAGAATAGCTTGATACATTACTGTGACTTTTACTTCATTGTGCTTTGTATGTTGATTAAATAAAGAAACTAATAGATATCTATTTGTGCACTATTTTGAGAAGGTGAATAATTtctatatatgtatttatttatgtattatttactTATGCACATTGGTGCATTCAAATAGTTATAGTTTGCTTATTGAATTGATGTCCATTTTATAGTCACAATGCTCTCAAAAATTATGATTTTATCTTAATACACTTGCTCATTTTTACTCAGTTTAGGTAATTGTAATCCAACATTTGTCCCTTGACCATGGTTCTGTCCCCCCATTCTGCCTCGTGACCACGatttttagctagctagctaagctacGTTACGTTGGGTCCAGTGGTATCCAAGTGGGCCTACCAGTTCTGTCCACTTCTGGTAAACATCTGACACAACTCCCTATTTGCCAGTCAGTATGAGGAGCTTCTCcctgtatgcattcctcttttgtaccaaacatgtcaatggtgtgtacagtatgggaAAAATTTTACATTtcggtctcatctgaccatagcattcTCTTCTAGTTGTAATTCCAAAAAGATTTGGTAGACTCTaggtgcttggttttgtttgttatgctcagtaagggctgtcttcatgtcagccttccaaagagtttgtagGTATGGAGGTGcaattttatggttctttttgagacacagtgaccccaagatgccaccaatCTCTACAATTCTTGGACTGTGATTATTGGGCTACTTATGGCTTCCCTCACAATCTTCCTTACTGTCTATGGGGTTAATATGCACTTGGGTCCACTTCCTGGC
The sequence above is a segment of the Conger conger chromosome 4, fConCon1.1, whole genome shotgun sequence genome. Coding sequences within it:
- the LOC133126621 gene encoding prostaglandin E2 receptor EP4 subtype-like — protein: METYLSNTYLNLSELDSKQPPTANTTSSLPLRLESRSVIISATMFTVGVLGNLVAIVVLCISKKEQKETTFYTLVCGMAITDLLGTCFTSPVVIATYVAKQWPGGELLCHFFSFSMLFFGSAGMSILCAMAVERYLAINHAYFYSHHIDRTMARLTLVATYLANIVLCIMPSFGFGKHVKHFPGTWCFLDWRATEPLAASYSFVYGGSMLILIGVTVACNLAVCRSLVLMSQRTRIVRAEISGQGGSGRRFPKLPSVSSAAEFQMFWLLILMTIVFLVCSIPLVVRIFVNQLYGPAHISAGGKPDYRGDLRAIRFASFNPILDPWVYILCRKNLLIKGCERVKRSVGNAREARARKVGWVSGQRTPPSYAASNTTSYASLRNDKQDDEQIITRTKSFTDFTVQQTWDYDASRPNFHPFCIEQSAAIDLQKISRKAHPGGLMKFSSPALLRSHNPQLPSTAGGGKLSDLGAKTLC